Proteins encoded within one genomic window of Ascaphus truei isolate aAscTru1 unplaced genomic scaffold, aAscTru1.hap1 HAP1_SCAFFOLD_1241, whole genome shotgun sequence:
- the LOC142475478 gene encoding P2Y purinoceptor 4-like: MMNAFPPLLPISQHQNLTNQTEGRCVFNEEFKFLLLPLSYGAVFALGLPLNVAALWVFITKMRPWSASTVYMFNLAMSDLLYVLSLPMLIYYYAHLNHWPFGEALCKTVRFLFYANLYCSILFLTCISVHRYLGVCHPIRSLQRVKVKHAHMVCAGVWLSVTVCLVPNLLFVTVSTRGNDTLCHDTTRAGDFARYLQYSTSMMSLLFWVPCLVIAGCYGLMARELRKPPVSRSHQILPSYKKRSIKTITLVLTVFAVCFLPFHVTRTLYYYTRHLGAQCQLLNVVNFTYKITRPLASANSCVNPILYLLASEGYRKRLVRVVTGRRLAAGQSGPTPREEGGSLAVISTEVTQRIGSLGSQLGERGAEESSYRHLTRSRDSGGRSGRLGPVLSQDTEEFLLIQKLNLGSEGKKLR; the protein is encoded by the exons ATGATGAACGcgttccctcctcttctccccatCTCCCAGCATCAGAATCTAACCAATCAGACGGAGGGCCGCTGCGTCTTCAATGAGGAGTTCAAGTTCCTTCTGTTGCCGCTGTCCTATGGCGCGGTCTTCGCGCTTGGGCTGCCGCTCAACGTCGCCGCCCTGTGGGTCTTCATCACTAAGATGCGTCCATGGAGCGCGAGCACGGTGTATATGTTTAACCTGGCCATGTCCGACCTGCTGTACGTGCTGTCGCTGCCAATGCTCATCTATTACTACGCCCACCTCAACCACTGGCCCTTCGGCGAGGCGCTGTGCAAAACCGTGCGATTCCTCTTCTACGCCAACCTGTACTGCAGCATCCTCTTCCTCACCTGCATCAGCGTGCACCGCTACCTGGGCGTGTGCCACCCCATCCGCTCCTTGCAGAGGGTAAAGGTCAAGCACGCCCACATGGTCTGCGCCGGGGTGTGGCTGTCTGTCACGGTGTGCCTGGTCCCCAACCTCCTGTTTGTTACCGTCAGCACCAGGGGTAACGACACTCTGTGCCACGACACCACACGGGCGGGGGACTTTGCGCGTTACCTACAATACAGCACGAGCATGATGAGCCTTCTCTTCTGGGTGCCCTGCCTGGTGATTGCCGGCTGCTATGGGCTCATGGCCAGGGAGCTGAGGAAGCCGCCGGTCAGCAGGTCCCACCAAATTCTCCCCTCCTACAAGAAGAGATCCATCAAGACCATCACTTTGGTCCTCACCGTATTTGCCGTCTGCTTCCTCCCGTTCCACGTCACCCGCACCCTGTATTATTACACCCGGCACCTGGGGGCACAATGCCAGCTGCTCAATGTGGTGAACTTCACCTACAAGATCACGCGCCCGCTGGCGAGCGCCAACAGCTGCGTCAACCCCATTCTCTACCTGCTGGCCAGTGAAGGTTACCGGAAGCGGCTGGTGAGGGTGGTCACTGGGAGACGTTTGGCTGCAGGCCAGTCAGGCCCCACACCGCGGGAGGAAGGGGGCAGCTTGGCGGTGATTTCCACTGAGGTCACACAGAGGATTGGCAGCCTGGGGAGCCagctaggagagagaggag CTGAGGAGAGCAGCTACCGACACCTAACtcgcag CCGGGACTCGGGTGGACGGTCAGGGAGGCTGGGACCTGTCTTGTCCCAGGACACAGAAGAATTCTTATTGATTCAGAAACTGAATCTTGGCAGCGAAGGGAAAAAGCTTCGGtaa